CGCAACGCTCCCGCAGCGCGTCGACCGTCGTCTGGTAGTTCGCCTGCTGCTGGTCCAACTGGTTGAGCACGACGATCCGGGCCAGGTCCAGCTCGTCGCACACCGCCCACAACCGGTCGTGCTGGGGCTGGACGCCCGCCGCCGCGTTGACGACGAACAGCGCGACGTCGGCGGCGGCCAGGGCGGGGTACGCGTCGCCGATCGCGTCGTCGCCGCCGGGCGCGTCCAGCAGGTTGATCCTGTGATCGCGCCAGCTGACCCATCCCGACGCGAGGCTGAGGCTGTTGCCGCGCTCGCGTTCCTCGGGTTCGTGATCGAGGAGTCCACCACGGCCGCCGCTGCCGCCGAGGTCGATCATGGCCTCGGCCAGCGTTGTCTTGCCGGTTCCGCCGTGCCCGACGAGCACGACGTTGCGGAGGCGGTCGGTGGGCGTTGGCGCAGCGGGCATACGGCATCCTGAGGTCGCTGGTCGCCGGCCTGGGTACCCTCGTGCACCAGCAGCGGCCGGCGAGGTCGGTCGATCCTACGCCAACGCCCGTCGGGCGCGCGAGCCGAAGTTCCCGCGATCACCCGGACCGTGTCGGCCGGGCGCCGCGGGCCGGTCGGCCGACACGGACGTCATCCGGTGGCGTGTCGCGCCGCGTCGGCGGCTGCCGCCACACGGCGCTTGAGGCGGTGCACCACGGCGTGCATGCCGCGCAGCCGCAGCGGGCTGATGGTCGACCCCAGGCCCATGCGTTCGGCGAGGTCGGTCGGCACGTCGAGGACCTCGGCCGGCGTCGCTCCCGACAGTCCGTCGGCCAGGATGCCCGCGAACGCCCGGGTGGTGGGAGCCTCCGGGGGGCAGTCGAACCAGATCGTGACCCGGTCGTCGGGCGTGACCTCGGCATGCAGGAAGAACGGTGTCTGGCACTCGACGACCCGTTCCATCGACGAGCTGTCGAGGTCGTCCGGGAGCGGCGGCACCGCGGCCGCGTATTCGAGCAGCAGCTCGATGCGCAGGTCGTCGGGCGCGGCGCGGAACTCGTCCGCGATCGCCGCGAGCCGTCCCTCCAGCTCGGTGCCGCCCATCTTCGCTCCTCGTCGGTTCCGGGTCGCTGACGTCCCAGCCGCCCTCTGCGGCGTCCCCACCATGGTTACCGTGCAAATCGGCGGCGTCGCCCGGCCGGGGTCTCCTACTATGGCGTGCGCCGGCACCGGCCACGTCCGCAGGCCCCAGATCCGCCGCACGTGGCGCACACGCCCCCTTCGCACACGCGCCGGCAGAGGAGCCGAGATCCGATGACCGTGTCCACCGATCCGGACCCGGACCTGCAGCAGTTCGCCAATCCCGAACGCCTGGTCACCACCGCGTGGGTCGCCGACCACCTCGACGACCCCGACGTCGTCATCGTCGAGTCCGACGAGGACGTGCTGCTGTACGACACGGGACACATCCCGGGCGCGGTGAAGGTCGACTGGCACACCGAGCTGCAGGACACCGTGACCCGCGACTACGTCGACGGTGCCGCGTTCGCCGAACTGCTGTCGTCCAAGGGCAT
The DNA window shown above is from Euzebyales bacterium and carries:
- a CDS encoding SufE family protein; translated protein: MGGTELEGRLAAIADEFRAAPDDLRIELLLEYAAAVPPLPDDLDSSSMERVVECQTPFFLHAEVTPDDRVTIWFDCPPEAPTTRAFAGILADGLSGATPAEVLDVPTDLAERMGLGSTISPLRLRGMHAVVHRLKRRVAAAADAARHATG